From Acipenser ruthenus chromosome 2, fAciRut3.2 maternal haplotype, whole genome shotgun sequence, a single genomic window includes:
- the LOC117974035 gene encoding creatine kinase S-type, mitochondrial isoform X1: MASTFSRVLTGRRTAMLLASLGTGALATGYLMSDTNYAGAIERRKLYPPSADFPDLRKHNNCMATNLTPAIYSRLRDKVTPNNWTLDQCIQTGVDNPGHPFIKTVGMVAGDEETYEIFADIFDPVIKERHNGYDPRSMKHHTDLDSSKITHGQFDERYVLSSRVRTGRSIRGLSLPPACSRAERREVEHVAVQALAGLKDDLAGRYYRLGEMTDLEQQRLIDEHFLFDKPVSPLLTSSGMARDWPDARGIWHNFDKTFLIWINEEDHTRVISMEKGGNMKSVFERFCRGLKEVEKLIHERGWEFMWNEHLGYILTCPSNLGTGLRAGVHVKIPNLSKDPRLSKILDNLRLQKRGTGGVDTAAVGDTFDISNLDRIGRSEVELVQLVIDGVNYLIECEKRLEKGQDIKVPPPISQFRK; this comes from the exons ATGGCAAGCACCTTCTCCAGAGTGCTGACGGGTCGTAGGACAGCCATGCTGCTTGCCAGCCTCGGGACTGGGGCTCTGGCTACCGGCTACCTCATGAGTGACACCAATTATGCAGGGGCCATTGAGAGGAGAAAACTTTACCCTCCCAG TGCTGACTTTCCTGACCTCCGCAAACACAACAACTGCATGGCCACGAACCTCACCCCAGCCATATACTCCAGACTGAGGGACAAAGTCACCCCCAATAACTGGACCCTGGACCAGTGCATACAGACTGGGGTGGATAACCCCGGCCACCCCTTCATTAAAACCGTGGGGATGGTTGCCGGCGACGAGGAAACCTACGAG ATATTTGCTGACATATTTGACCCCGTCATTAAGGAGAGGCACAATGGCTATGATCCACGCTCAATGAAGCACCACACCGACCTGGACAGCAGTAAG ATCACCCACGGCCAGTTTGACGAGCGCTACGTGCTTTCGTCCCGAGTGCGCACTGGCCGCAGTATCCGCGGCCTCAGTCTGCCACCTGCCTGCTCCCGGGCCGAGAGGAGGGAGGTGGAGCATGTTGCTGTCCAGGCCCTGGCTGGACTCAAGGACGACCTGGCTGGACGTTACTACCGCCTGGGGGAAATGACCGATCTGGAGCAGCAGCGGCTTATTGAC GAACACTTTCTCTTTGATAAGCCTGTCTCTCCTCTGTTAACCTCGTCTGGTATGGCCAGAGACTGGCCCGATGCTCGTGGGATATG GCACAACTTTGACAAGACCTTCTTGATATGGATTAACGAGGAGGACCACACCAGGGTCATCTCCATGGAGAAGGGTGGAAACATGAAGAGCGTCTTTGAAAGATTCTGCCGGGGACTGAAGGAG GTTGAAAAGCTTATCCATGAGCGAGGCTGGGAGTTCATGTGGAACGAGCACCTGGGGTATATACTGACCTGCCCCTCTAACCTGGGCACTGGACTGCGTGCTGGGGTGCACGTAAAGATCCCCAACCTCAGCAAG gaTCCACGCTTGTCCAAGATCCTAGACAACCTGAGACTTCAGAAACGTGGCACTGGCGGTGTGGACACAGCCGCTGTGGGAGATACATTCGACATTTCCAATTTAGATCGTATCGGCCGATCTGAG GTGGAACTTGTTCAGCTGGTGATTGACGGGGTCAACTATCTCATTGAGTGTGAGAAGAGACTGGAAAAGGGTCAGGATATCAAGGTGCCACCACCCATCTCCCAGTTCAGGAAGTAA
- the LOC117974035 gene encoding creatine kinase S-type, mitochondrial isoform X2, producing the protein MASTFSRVLTGRRTAMLLASLGTGALATGYLMSDTNYAGAIERRKLYPPSADFPDLRKHNNCMATNLTPAIYSRLRDKVTPNNWTLDQCIQTGVDNPGHPFIKTVGMVAGDEETYEIFADIFDPVIKERHNGYDPRSMKHHTDLDSSKITHGQFDERYVLSSRVRTGRSIRGLSLPPACSRAERREVEHVAVQALAGLKDDLAGRYYRLGEMTDLEQQRLIDDHFLFDKPVSPLLTCAGMARDWPDARGIWHNFDKTFLIWINEEDHTRVISMEKGGNMKSVFERFCRGLKEVEKLIHERGWEFMWNEHLGYILTCPSNLGTGLRAGVHVKIPNLSKDPRLSKILDNLRLQKRGTGGVDTAAVGDTFDISNLDRIGRSEVELVQLVIDGVNYLIECEKRLEKGQDIKVPPPISQFRK; encoded by the exons ATGGCAAGCACCTTCTCCAGAGTGCTGACGGGTCGTAGGACAGCCATGCTGCTTGCCAGCCTCGGGACTGGGGCTCTGGCTACCGGCTACCTCATGAGTGACACCAATTATGCAGGGGCCATTGAGAGGAGAAAACTTTACCCTCCCAG TGCTGACTTTCCTGACCTCCGCAAACACAACAACTGCATGGCCACGAACCTCACCCCAGCCATATACTCCAGACTGAGGGACAAAGTCACCCCCAATAACTGGACCCTGGACCAGTGCATACAGACTGGGGTGGATAACCCCGGCCACCCCTTCATTAAAACCGTGGGGATGGTTGCCGGCGACGAGGAAACCTACGAG ATATTTGCTGACATATTTGACCCCGTCATTAAGGAGAGGCACAATGGCTATGATCCACGCTCAATGAAGCACCACACCGACCTGGACAGCAGTAAG ATCACCCACGGCCAGTTTGACGAGCGCTACGTGCTTTCGTCCCGAGTGCGCACTGGCCGCAGTATCCGCGGCCTCAGTCTGCCACCTGCCTGCTCCCGGGCCGAGAGGAGGGAGGTGGAGCATGTTGCTGTCCAGGCCCTGGCTGGACTCAAGGACGACCTGGCTGGACGTTACTACCGCCTGGGGGAAATGACCGATCTGGAGCAGCAGCGGCTTATTGAC GACCACTTCCTGTTTGATAAGCCAGTTTCCCCTTTGTTGACTTGTGCTGGGATGGCACGTGATTGGCCAGATGCCAGAGGAATCTG GCACAACTTTGACAAGACCTTCTTGATATGGATTAACGAGGAGGACCACACCAGGGTCATCTCCATGGAGAAGGGTGGAAACATGAAGAGCGTCTTTGAAAGATTCTGCCGGGGACTGAAGGAG GTTGAAAAGCTTATCCATGAGCGAGGCTGGGAGTTCATGTGGAACGAGCACCTGGGGTATATACTGACCTGCCCCTCTAACCTGGGCACTGGACTGCGTGCTGGGGTGCACGTAAAGATCCCCAACCTCAGCAAG gaTCCACGCTTGTCCAAGATCCTAGACAACCTGAGACTTCAGAAACGTGGCACTGGCGGTGTGGACACAGCCGCTGTGGGAGATACATTCGACATTTCCAATTTAGATCGTATCGGCCGATCTGAG GTGGAACTTGTTCAGCTGGTGATTGACGGGGTCAACTATCTCATTGAGTGTGAGAAGAGACTGGAAAAGGGTCAGGATATCAAGGTGCCACCACCCATCTCCCAGTTCAGGAAGTAA